Below is a window of Neodiprion virginianus isolate iyNeoVirg1 chromosome 4, iyNeoVirg1.1, whole genome shotgun sequence DNA.
ATTGAAAAATGAGAGTGTCCAGTGCCTTCTGCTCGGTGCAGCGAACACAGATCAGCTGTACGATAGTCTCCAAAGTTTACAGGTGAGATTATCACCAAGGAGACGATTATTCGGCGACGATTAGGCACTATCTATGAaacgattaattttcttccAGCTAATCCCGAAGCTCAACGCGAGTATGATGAGCGAAATCGAACGGATACTCGACAACAAGCCGTCCAGGCCGCCAATGGTGTCCACCTTGGCACTCAGATGACAATCGATTTGCCCCCACGGAAGCAGTGGGGGATCCATCGAGGAAGGTGGCAGCCCGAAAAGCGAGGGTGGCAACAGCCAGGACCAGGAACAGACCAAGGAGACGACCAACAAACTTTCCTTCTGCGAGATCCAGTGACAGTCGGATCCATCCCCGACTCAAGCTTCCGATTCTGCAGCCCAGATACGACTTCCCGAACTGGCGTCTAACTGCAGTCAATGCATATGCCAGTAAAGGTCCAATTTCTTTGGTTCGAATGCGTTTCGACGAGATCGAATTCGCGGGCATGTGTACGGGCACGGGGGTGTAAATGATACTGCACCGAATCAAATTCgctaattattaattaccatTGTAGAATCGGACGCGAAATTCCATTGCCGAAAATTTTGGTTATACCTAGACTTGTATGCCTGTATGCAATAAGGCTGCGAGTACTTACACCGATAgataccgggacaatctcttgaaacttgaaagtCAATcacgcatgcgccaaataattaaatctcattggtcggcgaaatcttcccgcagcgaaATTCTTGTCTGCGATACAGGCtggccaacctacgcaaaatgtctacgtttgaattttcaaagagcataagcattaaattccgaccgttttttgaagaatcaactttccgacccaataacgaatgcttcccaaaccttttcGAGTCgctacctcaattatttgagattctaacctcgaaaattcgtatcaaccacatcgccgccagaaagAGTTTGACGGCTGAACCTCGtgatggccagcctgcacgaacagccgataaaactcgcgcatgcgcggttcattttcaagtttaaacagattgtcccggtatgtcGGATGTATAAATCGGCACAAATTTTACAATCCAACATTCGGGGATGGTTATGACGAAATATGACAATTCAATTGTCGTATAATTAGATCTGGTTGTGCATTGTATTTAAATACGATACCAgaattatacgtatgtataacgtaCTGTGAAATATACAACATAATACGGACTTTTTCGCTAGAAGCGATTCTCTTTGAATACGTATAACGTTCACGCGCTAACGTATATAACTTTAAGATCACAAATAATAGTTATAATGATTGTCAACAATGATTGTAGCTTTTAAGTTTGCAATTTCGCCtattatttgaatgaaacgaaGAGGGAAGAGGAAACAAAAATACTTGTACAGTACGATCCATCCAATTTAAGCGACCTAATATATAAGTCGATAAAATGTATGGgtgaattttttgtataagTTCACCTCAATCTTAATATTACGATATCGACAacattatatacgtataaacgctcaaataaaaaacatagAGTCTATTTATATGctcaaagtgaaaaaagaacgCATGCAGATttaaatcagaaaaaaaactaaaaactctggtaaaaaataattggaaataaaaaaaaaaaaaaaaatgaaaatttatctaatCTTTGAGAAGATTATTGTATAGATCATCTCCAGATAGGGCTCTACATCAGAGACTGCAGGGTCGgatctaaaaataaaaaattgttcttgtCAGTACAGCTGTTGGAAAATGGCTGCGTACAGCAGGTAATACTAATTAAGGCACAGAAATTACAATCGCTAATTACCTCATTTGATATGCATCCATTTTCCATTTGCCGATTAATACATAAGATACATCGTCAGATGGAGATCAGAAAGGATCTTTTCGGGAGATCCAGTGATAGCATTCCGCAGGTTATAGatacatgtaaatataaaggtaattgatgaattttttccgaaattttatcaaaaccCACACTATCGATTCCGAAATCGTTTcgtaaaagtaagaaaaaacaaaaaaaaaaaaaagataataaataaataaaaataaacaaattcaatGCCAGTGGCCTGAAAAATAGGTATTTCCAATTATATCGTTGTTTCTTATGAATCGTCTTCGAAAAAATcttggataaaaatgaaaataatttttaataataccTTATACGGATACCTGAATACGATCTACGGTTATTTCAACGTTCAAAGTCTATCTAACTATACGTGTTTAACACCTAATGAAACATATTCCGTAAACAAATGCAAACTTTCCAACAACGGGTGATTCcacctatacatatacgtataaagtTTTTGAATAACGAATGGCTAAATTTCCGCATATCGTCCTGtgtatataattacaataGGAATAATATAGAATTTATCGTCCGGCtaatttcgttatttataaCATACGttacataaatatttaatatcaaacacatgtatacatatacgtcgTAGTATATTTGCACGTCGCATCCATCATTATATAATTGCCTCTAGTGTATACgtaatgaaagagaaaaaaaaaaaaaaaaacgaaaagaaatcaATCGCTCATTCGATTAATTATAATAGAATTATGCAGATTTGAATACCACTAATAATCACCTTAACGATATTACTTAATGAACATTGACACTTCATCAAACtcttataattatacgtacactCGATACCCAAATAAGATAGTCATAATCAATAATTTGAGAGCAACATACTCATCACTCACGATTGTACCTAGATGCGCACGTGATCGTATAATAGGCAAATATATCGCCTGATCTTTTGACATTCACGATTATTACGCGTGAAATTTTCGTAACCAAATATGACCtaagaaatttcaaacgtcGGTTCCGGTGCACATTGCGTACAATCGGGCACCTTTGAAAGTCTCTATATATGCATGAGGATatcacttttttcaataattcttaAAAACTTTTACTTAAATTTCGATTTGCTCAAGTTCGAAATCAAATTGTGTACACTCATCGCCAGAGTAtaactgataaaaaaaaaaaaaaaagaaaatagtcaAATTGGCTTACATTTTGAGTTAGCTTGTATACATTTTATGGTGCAATATCGTTTGTTCtagttttcttcaaattttgcGTGAATTTGTGCAATAAtaatgtgaataaatttaataataaaaataacaataacgacaacaacaacaacaataataataatattaataatagtaataataatactgatattgatgataataatatcaacagcaacaaaaacaaaactaatgattataattatgtaataatattaacaacggtattattatacagtatACTTTTCCACCAAGTTTACCGCGAACGGTTTGAcgaaggaaattgaaaaaataaaaacgaaaaaaaaaccaaacaaacaaaaagaatAGCAAACCAAAAATAactaaagaaatgaaaatttttggtatgAGTATGACGAGAGTTTCGGAGTGCGCGGACCATCGGCCATATTATTATGTGACAATACGATGTTGTAATAAAAGTGGCTCCGCACCGGCTGTGATTTAGCTTTTGTGATTTGCGCGAACGACATAAAGAGCTGAGCAAACTATATCAGCTATAAATAATATCGGAGAGATCGGAACGTTACCTAGACCATAGAAAATAGTATGCATTGTATATGTAATTAATTGTTGTAGGGTGCAATTAATATGGATCAGGTATTTCCGTCATATGATAAACATACAATTTGTGATTTTTCGGTGCACTCCGTTTTAAGATTATTATATAGAATATAATATCTGATTGTTTCTATCTTGTTAATTGAAGATGCAAAttgttttaataaaaatttcacttgctaaatatacgtatatgtatactctATACATATCCGTATATTACATGCATAATTTTCGAACGCAGTGACGTCATTTTATTTCGTCACCCCCCCGCagcgtatgtatataaataataagtaTACGTCGTGcaggtatatttataattaaagGAGAGGAGGTGCGTTTTTACGAATCACGTCGCACAATTTCAGACGAGAAGATTTactcgaaagaataattaagaTATTTAGTCTTATTGTTAGAGGCGAACGTTAACCCCGCTTTCATTCGATCCCTCAAATTGACAGGTGTTGAATTTATTAGATCTAAATTGTTTATCATCGTTGCCAGGCTGAATTAACAAAATTCCAATCTTAAATACATCGATAATTATCGTCACTGCTACAGGCTGATCATCAAGATTGTATCCAAATAATGAAtcagattaaaaataaatagaaccTGACACACGCGTGTTGAAACAACCGCAggtttaattttcacttgcAAATTCCACCAAGTAAATATTTGTCTAAGTTGAACGAATGATTAATTCGCAATTGGCAAACTCAATCGCtcaaattgttttctttccttcaCTTGTTTATATTCACATTATACTCACCTTATCTACCTCGTATCGTTTCAATTGATAATGTTTCCCACGCGTGCGACATACGTGTCTTCGCTCGAGTGTCTATAATAGATCGAAGTGAAACTTAATGAGTCAAAATAATTGATACAGCGCATCGTATAGAAAATAGACAAAAAATCGTAGCTCTTATAAGTTTCCAGAGTATTTATACAACGTAATTaaacctctctctctctatctagATCGAAATACGAATAAAGGCAGGTGCATGATCTTAACAGCCGTCTGAGCGTGATCAGAAAATCTTTCCCAGCAAGATAAGTATTTGGGACTTCGGCaggtgatgaaaaataaattcattaccGTTGTgttaataatttgataataatgataatgagaGGTTGAAAGTAAgctttagaatttttttcaaacggacAAACGAGGCATAGGTACTAGTTGTCTTGTGAATTAAAATCGAGTCTCCTTCATCTTCACAGTACACCCGAAGAGTGATATATTTGTCCGACGAAACAATTCCTTATATACAGACTTATTCTATATTCTTACCgcattaatattaattaatattagcTACATACATCACAATGCTTACTCGAAACATTGAATCGACTTGTCCTGCACAATATTGTGAAAGcacatttttcatcacaatgtataaaaataaattactgTCTTACAATTGTTCTACACATACACACGGCGGTTGATCGTATAACTTTTATTCCTattcttaaatttttcgtAGAGTATTTATCAGTTAAGATTATTTCCGCGTCCTTTTAGATTGATATCATTATTGTCATAATTATTGTGCATTTTATGACCATTCTTAAAAcattacgaaataaaaatgtaggGAGACGTTTTATTCTTAAATATATGAAACGTATACCGCTGCCATACGCGTGGGATACACGATCAGTGAAAAGCACGGCTGATCGAAGTGCATTACCTCGGAATTACAGAGAAGGGCAATTAGAGACGTAGACTAGAAGGCAGCGCAGACTCGAAGGAAATTCGGGGATAAGGATTAAATGACAGCTGGAACGTGACCGAATGGACCAAGGGGATCAGGTGACAAATGTAACGAGGTACGAGATAACATAAAGGATAAGAGAACTTGGTCTGCCAAGTTCGTTTCTCAACCATTGCGGACCGCAGGATTTGACCGACCTTCCAGCACTGGATACCTGCGGAACGATTCCAGCCCTTTTCGGGTTCCTCGACTTAGAGCCACACGGCAAAAGAGGAGCGAGTTTCAAGCTCGTGGTGGGATCGGGGAACGCTGTAAAGACAAATCACTACGGCTGGAGTGGTCGTAGTTTTTCCTTCACAGATTTGTCACCGCTGTACACGCGTGTCTCGGCTGAAATTTCAATCTGTCGCGTCACACATCGGCCAGttgacgaagaagaagacgtTGGACTCGAGGAGAACCGCGTAGACCAAAAATGCGATGTACATGACGGCGCAACCGACCCCGACCTTCTTGTTCAGCCGATAACCACTCGCCGCAATAACGCCGTAAAGCAATACCACGGTCACCATCAGGGTGAGAAAACTGTAATTAAGCGTCGcagatattatttcaatgtTCGTTCCCAGTACCGTGGTCTTTATCAGCCACGGCAGACCCAGACAAAGAAGAATGTCGAGAGTGTTTGCTCCGATCGAGTTGCTCAGGCCCATCGCACCGTCGCCTGTGCGAAgcaaaaaggaaagaaaaggaaaaaacattAATCTTTGGagatgatttttttcgcaaaacaGACAGCTTCGACCAAGAGGAGACTCACCTTGTCTGGCCATTATCACACTGGACACCGCTTCCGGTAAACTTCCTCCACCGGCCAAAAACGTGAGTCCCATAACAGCGTCCGCGATTCCTATCGTGTCGCCTACCACCGTTATCATCCAAGAAACGATGTACGACGTCACCGCGATCCAGAATATGCACATGATAAACGTGAGcgggtaaaattttctcactctTTTATATCTGCAGTCCGGAACGGTGACGAATAGCAGCAAACGGAGCGGCCACAGAAAGAACCACCATATCTTTCCGGGCAGTGATCTTTTCGGAATGGTGAACGGTGTGCCTGTTGGATAGATTCCGGTGTTCATGAAAGAACTTCACTTCGATCGACAATGAGAAGACGATGTATGCTAACGCGATAACGCGTGTGATACCTGGTTCCACATACTCCTCGACCGGCTCAGCGGCCTCGATTACTTTGATCGAAATTCCGTTGGTCGGTGGCTTAGCCATCGACGTTCTTACGGACAGACTGTGTCTGTATTCGATGACCAACTCGCCGTGAAAATACGGCCGATAAGTACCGAAGGTCTCATTTTTCTCCGGAATATCCTTGGCGGGCGTTTCTAAAATCAGATACCGCGCTCGTCACTCAATGTTCTCAATTTTACTCCTGCCGCAGTGTCTATGTGGAACGACCTGCGGATACCTGCGAGAGTCTTGTTCTTCTTCGTAATCTTTTCGATGCATTGATTAGCCCAACGCGAGGTCGCCTTGTCGCAAAAGAGAATGATGAAGTAAACGAAGTACAGGACCATCAGTAAGGTAGATTCACGCCATGTAATGATACCGTCCCACATCATTGTTGCTAACAGTGCGATGGACAGCGAATAGATGATGCAGTCTCGAGATAGCGGCCACCATTCCATTTGAATACCctgtttttaataaatcgCTAAAGTCGTAACAGAAATCGGATTTGATCGGAGAAACATTTCTTGGGATCAAGATTTCAGTCGTCAATCTATTCTTGACTGATGTTCTGACGCACGTTCATACGACCCCTTACCGTTTAACGTTACGATATCATCTCGCCTTCGATTGGTCTGCAGTGTGAAATTATACGAAGCTGTTATATTCTTGGGCCACCGAAGATACGATAAATCTATCACGTTTTTTCATCTCTACTTCAATCTGGCTAATAAGACGCAAGTGCTTATAAACGTGCGTCATAATTCAAATCAGAATTTACCAATCAGTGATACCGGCATCCAAGTTATTTTATTGGCCTGACTTATGTCGAGTAGATCATATCAGAGAAATTTCGCAGCATTCGGAAGTAGTGATAATTATATTAGGTATCTGCAGTGAAGTTGGACTCAAATTTGTTGCAACAGTTATCGCAGCTTAATATATTCCACAGATAAAATTCGTATATGAGTCATTAAACACTTTGGAGGTAAGATATCGAGGAACATTTGTTATTTTcctgtaatttttcttcctcgctAACCCAAAATTTACTTTCGTGTTCAGTGTTAAAAACGTAGTATAAAGATTTTACACATTTTAGAATATAACTTCTACTTTCAGATTTGACGCTCGATTCAACATAATGTTTTCTCTTATAACCATATGAGCGTGAATTTCATTGGTTGAATTGTTTTACTTTACTAATGCtagttggaaaattttaacaaaaatatcgtAGCGTATACTGTAAACTgttctttttcaaataaccGAATATTGatatatcatatattattCTTTATTTGTTATACGAAACTATCTTCCAATCAAAGTGGAATGGTTAACGATATATTTTAGAACCGCACGGTTATATTACTATTTTGAGAATTCAAGAAACGTGTATCGCCCAGACAAGGTCACGTTTGTTAAAAGAAAGATATAcgtaatttattattgaacTAGCATCTAGCGATGCCACAGCAACGTCAAAGATGTTCCCTGCTGAATGGCAGTTTTCCGATATGTGAGGCCACGCGTAGAGACATGATTGCAGTATATCAAAGTCTACAGTTTATGAGATGTAATGCCACTGAATAATCCTGATTACATGATATTGCCGATATTTGAACACAAAAATGATAATCGACACTATATGATACCCAATTGTGTTTAGTGAAAGATAGTTTGGCAGGCATAATAATTTGTTAGCTAATTGATGAAAAGTATGAACATGATTGATGAGGTGATAAatgggataaaaaaataaaaaataaaaaaaaaaaatggcgtaCAACAGTAAACCGTTTATACATTGACGTCAATACTTGAAGGAGTGATTGAATAGTCGAATGGCATAACTTTCGAATATATCAGGCATATCAATTATATGCAGAATTAtcgaaatgatttttgatcTCGTTTGATATTGTTCGTGCTGTTATTTTCAGTTGTAAAAAACTTTGTCGTGAAACATAAGAAACGTATACATAGATCGAGGTTTTGTGAACATTATAAAAACATCCAGCGATAAAAAAATccgatttgaaaatatacgaTCTCATTTCAGGCGCGACCTAATTGGTTCACCTGATTACTTTTTATCTCGGATatttaatattgatttcgCGAGATTAACTTTGATTTAACATGAAAATTGCAAGAACTCAGAATCGATTTAGTTCTGATTATGAAATTTGCAGGCTCTAATTGCAGTTCTTGAGACtgttttcaaaagtaaaattataaCTGAATTAATCGTgccatttttttgtttggCGTGGCATAGCGCTCAGCAGCTGGGAAATCCCGAAAGTAATTTTGGATCCGAAATAAAACGGCAAGCGCGTCAACGGCGGCCATGTTGATTATTTTCAGCACTTGAATTCCCCTGTTAAACGTTTGAAAGATGTTTTTCTTCCAACCTTAGTTTTGTTTCTGATCGATACTACGCGCGATTTGCTATAGCGGATAATGATTCACTTTAAAAAACAAGTAATTGTCTCTCACCCCAACTGCGGCCAAGCCGCCACAAGCAGCAACCCCGAAAGTGTTGAATACACCGGATCCGACTACCGCCCCAATTCCGAGGTCAGATTCGGTAAGGAAAGTTCCAATCAGATTTACGAAGAGTTCGGGTGTGCATGTCGCAGTAGCCATGAAAGTGGCGGCTGCCACATCCCGGCTGATCTTCAAATCCGTGCAAATGCAATCAACGGACGGCAAGAAGTAATCGTTGCAGACAAGGGCGACCATGAAAAATGCGTATACACCGGCAAAAAAATGGAGTGCGGCAGCTCCCTGTTCCCGCTGTGCTCTCGTGAACAAGTCGGTCGGAAAGTCATAGAACGATCTCTCCGTACAATTTTCGGACGTCGTTACCTCGGTCGTGTCTGCGTAGTCGGTGAAGGCCTGGAACCCGTCGCGAATTACACTCCGAGCATCGTCTGGAAGAAAAGGATACCGAATTAGCGCGGGATGGAGAAGAATtagtaaaatttcactcatCGGATTGCAACTTTCAAGACCATAGGccatttttcatacaaatttcGGTTCACTCATCTTTTTAAATTACCCACTTTTTCAAAGAGTTCCCGCCAAACGAATGGCGTAGGGAATCACTCCATTTATTAATGTTATCTATCTTTATGTACCTACTACAGCCATTGGCCCAAAAATACTTTATATACAGGTTTACCACCTAAAGGCTGGCGGACGACGTTTATTACAATGTTATAACCTCTTCGTGATCCATGAACTACCATCAAAAGATGATAAGAAAATGGTGAATTTATGCACCTCGATAAGGGAGCCCTGACAAAGGTATTCCGCCTCATTTATCTCACCCTTCGTACACACACTCGTCTTCCTCTATTATATAGGCCCCGATTTCGAATTGCTTGGGACGAAATAAGCGCGAGGATATTACATATATGCGCCAGTGCGTATATGTGTGCATATTTATCCTGTATCATGGATTACTTAAGAGGGATGGGTACACTAGAAtgacaaaatttcacatttttctttgtattttcACGTAGCTCAGATCTTTGTCTAACCCCTTCCCAAGTGAGaggttaaaattttcaaaaatgacgGTGTTacagagaatttttaaattccaaCTCCGAGCAGCTGAATATATCGGGGTATCGACCACTGTAAGGTGTGAGGTATTTGTTACCAAATTGCCATTTCAACTGCTGTAAATAACGCAAATGTTTgcttgagttgaaaaaaaaaaactttgttttgCCGCAGTAGAGCAATCCTGAAACTTAACTCGATAACTATTTAGccgattcacttgaaattcgGACAGCATGTGCTGAATTCCTTTATCTTGGAATTGAGCCGACCAGATTTtggatagattttttttccacttttaaAACTCAAATTACTGTGCAAAAAACTGATGaattggtgtttttttttttttgttcatacgGTCGTCATTTCtataaatttacgaaaatcaaaaatgtgtTCTACCAAAGTTCTAGTTTCATATCTTAACTTCAAAATgacgttttgttttttttggtTCAGACCAGCCATTTATCCGGAAGGCTGTACACCGCTAAAAAAAGGTTTTCCTTTCAACCAACTGCCACGGGcgccattttgaatattttctgatAAAACATTGTCTTGGCAGATTGCGAAAAATTGGGAGAAGTACAGAGCCGTTGGAATTAGTGTACTATTGatacactgttaaaaatctTGAGTACTTTTCGTGTGAAATTTCCCACGTTTCGGTGCGAAAATggcaattttctttattcaatttcagtCCTTAAGCATTTGCGCAGAATTTGCACCAAGTCATGTAAAGTTGCGGAAAATTTTGTGATTCGGTTTGATATTCGTGTAAATTTTATCAGCTTAAGTACAATTTGCACTTTGCCGTACGGACTTCAAACTACACGaaatttacaacaatttttttgcagTTTAGTCAAGTAATTTGAGATTGATTGATCTGAAGATATGATactcatcaaaaatattatcaactGTTGATATTTGATAGAGAGATATTGTTTTCAAACAACCACAAAAACTTCACTATTTCAGTCAGTTTAACTGAATAATTAACTcatagaaattaatttttgaattgaattaagGTTTTGGTTGCTGCACAACGAGCACGTACATCATATGTTGTGAAAATTCGCCTAGAATGAGTCCAAAAAGTTTCCCTACATTGActtaaaaatgaatgaacaaTTTATGCTTGATaatgtaattgaatt
It encodes the following:
- the LOC124302460 gene encoding sodium/potassium/calcium exchanger 4-like, encoding MDFRAFVWSVFFTLVTSGVFAAAAVDFSDYDDARSVIRDGFQAFTDYADTTEVTTSENCTERSFYDFPTDLFTRAQREQGAAALHFFAGVYAFFMVALVCNDYFLPSVDCICTDLKISRDVAAATFMATATCTPELFVNLIGTFLTESDLGIGAVVGSGVFNTFGVAACGGLAAVGGIQMEWWPLSRDCIIYSLSIALLATMMWDGIITWRESTLLMVLYFVYFIILFCDKATSRWANQCIEKITKKNKTLAETPAKDIPEKNETFGTYRPYFHGELVIEYRHSLSVRTSMAKPPTNGISIKVIEAAEPVEEYVEPGTPFTIPKRSLPGKIWWFFLWPLRLLLFVTVPDCRYKRVRKFYPLTFIMCIFWIAVTSYIVSWMITVVGDTIGIADAVMGLTFLAGGGSLPEAVSSVIMARQGDGAMGLSNSIGANTLDILLCLGLPWLIKTTVLGTNIEIISATLNYSFLTLMVTVVLLYGVIAASGYRLNKKVGVGCAVMYIAFLVYAVLLESNVFFFVNWPMCDATD